In Candidatus Nitrosotalea sinensis, one DNA window encodes the following:
- a CDS encoding class I SAM-dependent methyltransferase, translating to MNNPNPIKVILWTLRRKENDVVNLYDYLAGVMQASTGGNFLNFGYWEENTSSPLEAQENLCRMAGKMAELDKTEFVLDVGSGFSEPSFLWKKDYPGIEITCININKNQLVEANKNQKSYKINPVNSTATKIPIASSTHDRIIALESAQHFKPLDDFISESNRILKKEGIMVIAIPILTRPSKVGIMQTGILQFTWSSEHYSLDIIKETIQEHDLEIMEIKMIGSKVYVPLADYYIKNRINLREKILDRYPSYVESILFKSMMKMKQAANDKIIEYALIKCKK from the coding sequence GTGAACAACCCAAATCCAATCAAGGTGATACTATGGACTCTAAGAAGAAAAGAAAATGATGTTGTAAACCTGTATGACTATCTTGCAGGAGTGATGCAAGCTTCAACTGGAGGAAATTTTCTCAATTTCGGATACTGGGAAGAAAACACATCTAGCCCATTAGAGGCCCAAGAGAATCTTTGTCGCATGGCAGGAAAAATGGCAGAACTTGACAAGACAGAATTTGTTTTGGATGTAGGTAGTGGTTTTTCAGAGCCGTCATTTCTATGGAAGAAAGACTATCCTGGCATAGAGATAACTTGTATCAACATCAACAAAAACCAGCTAGTAGAAGCAAACAAGAATCAAAAATCATACAAGATAAATCCTGTAAATTCTACTGCCACCAAAATACCAATTGCAAGTTCAACACATGACAGAATAATTGCCCTAGAATCAGCACAACACTTCAAGCCACTTGATGATTTCATATCAGAATCAAATCGCATCTTGAAAAAAGAAGGTATCATGGTCATTGCAATTCCAATATTGACAAGACCCTCAAAAGTTGGCATCATGCAGACAGGGATACTCCAATTTACATGGTCATCAGAACATTACAGTCTTGACATCATCAAAGAAACAATACAAGAACATGATCTTGAGATCATGGAGATCAAAATGATAGGATCAAAAGTGTACGTACCGCTTGCAGACTATTACATCAAAAATCGCATCAACTTGAGAGAAAAGATACTAGATAGATATCCGTCATATGTAGAAAGCATACTGTTCAAGTCAATGATGAAGATGAAGCAGGCTGCAAATGACAAGATAATAGAATATGCCCTGATCAAGTGCAAAAAATAA